From the genome of Methanobrevibacter smithii ATCC 35061, one region includes:
- a CDS encoding phenylacetate--CoA ligase family protein, protein MVWNKQAECMSKEEKEKLQLERLQQTVKLAYNNVSFYKEKFDEAGITPEDIKTLKDIEKIPFTTKDDLRAAYPFGLFAVPYEEIVEIHASSGTSGKPTVTGYTKEDLDIWSECIARGLGMVGVEKEYILQNAFGYGLFTGGFGIHHGAQKFGAITVPISAGNTKRQLETMKDFQSDVITCTPSYAMYLGESLENSDINLEDINLKIGIHGAEMWTEEMRHKIEDTLNIKAYNIYGLTEIMGPGVAQECVEQNGMHIQDDHFYPEIINPKTGETLPAGQKGELVLTTLTKTGIPILRFRTKDLTSLIIEQCACGRTSVRMSRITGRSDDMLKIRGVMVFPSQIEKALLKIKGASPNYLIKVTRPDTLDEVEVKVEATKELFSDEMKEMEKTEAMIVKSIKSETGLRVNVTLCEPESLPRSEGKSVRVIDERNFE, encoded by the coding sequence ATGGTATGGAACAAACAAGCCGAATGTATGAGTAAAGAAGAAAAAGAAAAATTACAGCTGGAAAGATTACAACAGACTGTTAAATTAGCTTATAACAATGTTTCATTTTATAAAGAAAAATTTGATGAAGCTGGTATCACCCCAGAAGACATAAAAACATTGAAAGATATTGAAAAAATCCCTTTTACAACAAAAGATGATTTAAGAGCAGCTTATCCATTTGGTTTATTTGCTGTTCCCTACGAAGAAATTGTAGAAATCCATGCATCCTCAGGAACAAGCGGAAAACCAACAGTTACCGGATATACCAAAGAAGATTTGGATATCTGGTCAGAGTGTATTGCACGCGGTCTTGGAATGGTAGGTGTTGAAAAAGAATATATTCTTCAAAATGCATTCGGATACGGGTTATTTACTGGAGGATTCGGTATTCACCATGGAGCCCAAAAATTTGGAGCAATAACCGTGCCGATTTCTGCAGGAAACACCAAAAGACAACTTGAAACTATGAAAGACTTCCAAAGTGATGTTATAACATGTACCCCTTCATATGCAATGTATCTTGGAGAAAGTCTTGAAAACTCCGATATTAACTTAGAAGACATTAATCTGAAAATAGGAATTCATGGAGCTGAAATGTGGACTGAAGAAATGAGGCATAAAATTGAAGATACATTAAACATCAAAGCATACAATATCTATGGTTTAACTGAAATTATGGGTCCTGGAGTAGCTCAGGAATGTGTTGAACAAAACGGCATGCATATTCAGGATGATCATTTCTATCCGGAAATTATTAATCCGAAAACTGGAGAAACTCTACCAGCAGGTCAAAAAGGAGAACTTGTATTAACTACACTTACCAAAACTGGAATACCAATTTTAAGATTCAGAACAAAAGATTTAACCTCTTTAATTATAGAACAATGTGCATGTGGAAGAACCAGTGTAAGAATGAGCAGAATCACCGGCAGAAGCGATGACATGTTAAAAATCAGAGGAGTTATGGTTTTCCCATCACAAATCGAAAAAGCTTTACTTAAAATTAAGGGAGCAAGTCCAAATTACTTAATCAAGGTAACAAGACCTGATACCTTAGATGAAGTTGAAGTTAAAGTGGAAGCTACCAAAGAACTATTCTCTGATGAAATGAAAGAAATGGAAAAAACTGAAGCAATGATTGTAAAATCCATTAAAAGTGAAACTGGATTAAGGGTTAATGTAACATTATGTGAACCTGAATCATTACCGAGAAGTGAAGGAAAATCTGTAAGAGTTATTGATGAAAGAAATTTTGAATGA
- a CDS encoding amino acid-binding protein: protein MVVKQISVFIENKEGRMKKAINTLAQENINIRALSIADTTKYGILRLIVSDNEKAIEALEKDGFIVREDDVIIVAVPDEPNGLNTTLAIFDEKGINLDYLYAFVSSKTEKAIVVMRLKHMDEAIALLKDSDAHILEKKDIEDL from the coding sequence ATGGTAGTAAAACAAATATCTGTATTTATAGAAAACAAAGAAGGAAGAATGAAAAAAGCTATTAATACACTAGCTCAAGAAAACATAAACATACGCGCACTTTCAATAGCTGATACAACCAAATATGGAATCTTAAGATTAATTGTTTCAGACAATGAAAAAGCTATTGAAGCATTGGAAAAAGACGGGTTTATTGTAAGGGAAGATGACGTTATTATTGTTGCAGTTCCAGATGAACCTAACGGATTAAATACCACATTAGCTATATTTGACGAAAAAGGCATCAATTTGGATTACCTTTATGCATTTGTAAGTTCAAAAACAGAAAAAGCTATTGTAGTAATGAGATTGAAACATATGGATGAAGCAATTGCTCTTTTAAAAGATAGTGATGCACACATCCTAGAAAAAAAAGATATAGAAGATTTATAG
- a CDS encoding indolepyruvate oxidoreductase subunit beta, producing the protein MNNHYNIYICGVGGQGIIKTSVIIGEAAMNQGLNVVMSEIHGMSQRGGSVSTELKIGDYNSSIIPEHGADMLLSFEPIETVRGLDKVNDDTKIVFNTHPIVPASSDKPYPGVGNITDVLKENFKHVLPIDGTKLAMDAGNVLALNMVLLGAVTADDKFPLSKESVIAAMKNNLKPKFHELNLKAIESGYNWIKG; encoded by the coding sequence ATGAATAATCATTATAATATTTATATTTGCGGTGTTGGAGGTCAAGGAATTATTAAAACCTCTGTAATTATTGGAGAAGCTGCAATGAACCAAGGATTAAATGTAGTTATGAGTGAAATTCATGGAATGTCTCAAAGAGGAGGTTCTGTTTCTACTGAGTTAAAAATAGGTGATTATAACAGTTCAATTATTCCGGAACATGGTGCAGATATGTTGCTTTCATTTGAACCTATAGAAACGGTAAGAGGTTTGGATAAAGTAAATGATGATACTAAAATAGTATTCAATACTCATCCTATTGTTCCAGCTTCATCAGATAAACCTTATCCTGGTGTAGGTAACATTACTGATGTTTTAAAAGAAAATTTTAAACATGTCCTTCCGATTGATGGAACTAAATTGGCTATGGATGCCGGAAATGTATTGGCTTTAAACATGGTTTTATTAGGTGCTGTAACTGCAGACGACAAATTCCCACTTTCCAAAGAATCTGTTATTGCAGCTATGAAAAATAATTTGAAACCGAAATTTCATGAATTAAATTTAAAAGCTATTGAAAGTGGTTATAATTGGATTAAAGGTTAA
- the iorA gene encoding indolepyruvate ferredoxin oxidoreductase subunit alpha, producing MNLKELVTGKPGDKQFLLGNEAAVRGVIEAGVSVAATYPGTPSSEIGNVLSGLAKEANIYFEFSTNEKVAMEVAATAAASGLRSFTFMKHVGMNVASDSFMTTAYSGVNGGMVILSADDPSLFSSQNEQDTRNYGRLANVPILEPSNCQEVKDMVKYAFDLSEQFKLPVIVRTTTRVSHMRGVVEFGEVVDNSSEGESHWKKGFFKKNPAQFVPVPAFAKDMHVALVEKMDEINKITNESDFNVESYFSQNKKYGVIASSSAYNYAYDVIRYNNLDIDVLKLGFSYPFPYDKVADFVKDYDEVFIVEEVDPIIEKDTLVAIGKNNLNTVVHGKLDGTFPVYHEFNSDIVANGFNKYLNFIEENTDDYSDNLLNLQEEIPSRAPVLCAGCPHRAMYYGVNKALEELGIPLKDAVFASDIGCYTLGINPPYNAADYLLSMGSSVGDGCGFSIATNQKVISFIGDSTFFHSGISPLINAVHNKNNFILTVLDNRITAMTGGQPNPGIPVDGMGDDAPEISIRKLALACGCNYVRVINPLNLDQVVKTYKEALERDEVCVIIAKAPCTLIKGKTRKPPVNYIDSNCNGCNKCVSELACPAISKDGGKIAIDQSMCDGCGVCIQVCKYGALEAGRGE from the coding sequence ATGAACTTAAAAGAATTAGTAACAGGGAAACCTGGTGATAAACAATTTTTGTTAGGTAATGAGGCAGCTGTAAGGGGAGTTATAGAAGCTGGTGTTTCTGTTGCAGCTACTTATCCAGGTACTCCTTCATCAGAAATTGGAAATGTTTTATCCGGATTGGCTAAGGAAGCTAACATTTATTTTGAGTTTTCTACAAATGAAAAAGTAGCTATGGAAGTTGCAGCTACTGCTGCGGCATCTGGACTGCGTTCATTTACTTTCATGAAACATGTGGGTATGAATGTAGCCAGTGATTCATTTATGACAACTGCTTACAGTGGAGTAAATGGTGGTATGGTTATTTTATCTGCAGATGACCCGTCACTTTTTTCATCTCAAAATGAACAGGATACCCGTAATTACGGACGTTTAGCAAATGTGCCTATTTTAGAACCTTCTAATTGTCAGGAAGTTAAAGACATGGTTAAATATGCTTTTGATTTATCTGAACAATTTAAATTGCCAGTTATTGTAAGAACAACCACTCGTGTATCTCATATGAGGGGTGTTGTTGAATTTGGTGAGGTGGTAGATAATTCTTCAGAAGGTGAAAGCCATTGGAAAAAAGGATTTTTCAAGAAAAACCCTGCACAGTTTGTTCCGGTTCCGGCATTTGCAAAGGATATGCATGTTGCATTAGTGGAAAAAATGGATGAAATTAATAAAATAACCAACGAGTCAGATTTCAATGTTGAATCCTATTTCAGCCAGAATAAAAAATATGGTGTCATTGCTTCAAGCAGTGCTTATAATTATGCTTATGATGTAATCAGATATAATAATCTGGACATTGATGTTTTAAAACTTGGATTTTCATATCCTTTCCCTTATGATAAGGTAGCTGATTTTGTAAAGGATTATGATGAAGTCTTTATTGTAGAAGAGGTAGATCCGATTATAGAAAAGGATACATTGGTAGCTATTGGTAAAAATAATTTAAATACTGTTGTTCATGGTAAATTAGATGGAACCTTCCCAGTATATCATGAATTTAATTCAGATATTGTAGCTAATGGTTTCAATAAATATTTAAACTTCATTGAAGAAAATACCGATGATTATTCTGATAATTTACTTAATTTACAAGAAGAAATTCCTTCCAGAGCTCCGGTACTTTGTGCGGGATGCCCTCACAGAGCAATGTATTATGGAGTAAATAAAGCATTGGAGGAATTGGGAATTCCTCTTAAAGATGCTGTATTTGCATCAGATATCGGATGTTACACTTTAGGAATAAATCCACCATATAATGCTGCGGATTACTTGTTGTCTATGGGATCAAGTGTAGGAGACGGCTGCGGATTTTCAATAGCTACAAATCAGAAAGTAATAAGTTTCATTGGTGACTCAACATTTTTCCATAGCGGAATATCACCTTTGATAAATGCAGTTCACAATAAAAACAATTTTATTTTAACTGTATTGGATAATAGGATTACAGCTATGACTGGAGGTCAGCCAAACCCTGGAATTCCTGTTGATGGAATGGGTGATGATGCACCGGAAATTTCCATACGTAAACTGGCTTTAGCCTGTGGCTGCAATTATGTTCGTGTAATTAATCCGTTAAACTTGGATCAGGTAGTTAAAACATATAAAGAAGCTTTAGAACGTGATGAAGTTTGTGTGATTATAGCTAAAGCTCCATGTACTTTAATTAAAGGTAAAACTAGGAAACCACCAGTAAATTATATTGATTCCAATTGTAATGGATGTAATAAATGTGTAAGTGAACTTGCATGTCCTGCTATTTCAAAAGATGGTGGAAAAATAGCTATTGATCAGTCTATGTGTGATGGATGTGGTGTATGTATCCAAGTTTGTAAATATGGTGCCTTAGAAGCTGGAAGAGGTGAATAA
- the tfrB gene encoding fumarate reductase (CoM/CoB) subunit TfrB: protein MIKVYVSRFDREVDSEPHLECYEIEQTPQMKVLDAINAINEKYDADISIRSSCRAGQCGSCGILFNGNGALACQKDIKDGAIIEPQNFPVIKDLIVDKSQIEQEVKDLQLSLNPQRHDDNLNENLTPENIKNTKKVRSCIECYSCFATCPVIKFIKTKFGGPYIMRYLSKFESDPRDEFDRLDESLKEGLYKCTSCGKCKAVCPKDINTFGDAIERLREIACKEGKGPLPEHVAFKENIEKTGRSIKAEGPSFIEEVKNDNGSKIALFTGCMVDNKLHHIGEALIDVLEANGITIDIPEGQVCCGSPLIRTGQTDMVQELVDKNNEVFRDYDTVLTICAGCGSTLKNDHPKYGSNLNVMDISEFLVDKLDTDKMKELNTTVTWHDPCHLGRGQGIKGQPRDILEQIPGVTFKEMKYPCQCCGAGGGIKAGHPEIAMTLAKEKAKMIEDTGAESVITICPFCQYNIQDGLDAIDREDIKAMNIIELLQLAYQKD, encoded by the coding sequence ATGATTAAAGTATATGTATCAAGGTTTGACAGAGAAGTGGACAGTGAACCTCATTTGGAGTGTTATGAAATAGAACAGACACCTCAAATGAAAGTTTTAGATGCCATCAATGCCATTAATGAAAAATATGATGCCGACATCAGCATTAGAAGCTCATGTAGAGCAGGACAGTGCGGTTCCTGCGGAATATTATTTAATGGAAATGGGGCTCTTGCATGCCAAAAAGATATAAAGGACGGTGCAATAATTGAACCTCAAAATTTCCCAGTAATTAAAGATTTGATTGTTGATAAAAGCCAGATAGAACAGGAAGTAAAAGATTTGCAACTCTCTTTAAATCCTCAAAGACATGATGATAATTTAAATGAAAATCTAACTCCGGAAAATATTAAAAATACCAAAAAAGTTAGAAGCTGTATTGAATGCTATTCCTGTTTTGCAACCTGTCCTGTTATAAAATTCATTAAAACAAAATTTGGCGGACCTTACATAATGAGATATCTTTCCAAATTTGAATCAGACCCAAGAGATGAATTTGACAGGCTCGATGAAAGTTTAAAAGAAGGATTATACAAATGTACCAGTTGTGGAAAGTGTAAGGCTGTTTGTCCTAAAGATATAAACACCTTTGGAGATGCAATTGAACGTTTAAGGGAAATTGCATGCAAAGAAGGTAAAGGACCGCTTCCGGAACATGTTGCATTTAAAGAAAATATAGAAAAAACAGGAAGGTCAATCAAAGCTGAAGGGCCAAGTTTTATTGAAGAAGTTAAAAATGACAACGGTTCAAAAATAGCATTATTTACCGGATGTATGGTAGATAATAAATTACACCACATTGGAGAAGCATTAATTGATGTGCTTGAAGCTAATGGAATAACCATAGATATTCCTGAAGGACAGGTATGCTGCGGTTCACCATTAATAAGAACAGGTCAGACAGACATGGTTCAGGAACTTGTTGATAAAAACAATGAAGTTTTCAGGGATTATGATACTGTACTTACCATTTGTGCAGGATGCGGTTCCACCCTTAAAAATGACCATCCAAAATATGGATCCAATCTAAATGTAATGGACATCAGTGAATTTTTAGTGGATAAATTGGATACTGACAAAATGAAGGAACTGAACACAACAGTAACCTGGCATGACCCTTGTCATTTAGGCAGAGGTCAGGGAATTAAAGGCCAACCTCGTGACATTCTTGAACAGATTCCCGGAGTTACCTTTAAAGAAATGAAATATCCGTGCCAATGCTGTGGAGCAGGAGGTGGAATAAAAGCAGGACATCCTGAAATTGCTATGACTCTTGCAAAAGAAAAAGCAAAAATGATTGAAGACACTGGTGCAGAATCAGTGATTACAATCTGTCCGTTCTGCCAATACAACATTCAAGACGGATTGGATGCAATTGACCGTGAAGACATAAAAGCTATGAACATAATTGAGCTATTACAACTAGCTTATCAGAAAGATTAG